In Mycobacterium gallinarum, a single window of DNA contains:
- a CDS encoding thiolase C-terminal domain-containing protein encodes MKDRVAIAGASTTGFVAKNSGRSQVSLAAEASIDVIRKCGIDREDVDGLCGSWPQANVLQSALGIPALTWFGNPIIPMVDHLATAAAAVHAGLCEVVLVYHAAYRMAWNSGGALKDPFRRIATPGLLDPQPGPETMAAAVGYTGWASRYMYEYGVTREDFALVAINARSNAARNPAAAMREPLSMDDYLRAPMIREPLCLYDMDPAVDGADAFIVTTAERAKDMPLPPVLINAAVLGQVSRNEEDQTVSLRQHGQQVVIETLKAKSDFWIDDIDVYFPYDGFTPITLNWIDNAGWCKPGEAGAFLRQHWVTEENRAMINGRIPVNPHGGSLGEGATQASGHMREAVHQLQGVAGERQVVDARRALITAGGFFFNAQGLTLHRA; translated from the coding sequence ATGAAGGACAGGGTCGCCATCGCGGGGGCCTCGACTACGGGCTTCGTTGCGAAGAACTCCGGCCGCAGTCAGGTCTCGTTGGCCGCCGAGGCGAGCATCGACGTCATCCGCAAATGCGGGATCGACCGCGAGGATGTCGACGGCCTGTGCGGAAGTTGGCCACAGGCCAATGTCCTCCAGTCCGCTCTCGGCATCCCAGCCCTCACCTGGTTCGGCAATCCCATCATCCCGATGGTCGACCATCTCGCGACCGCTGCGGCAGCGGTCCACGCTGGACTGTGTGAGGTCGTGCTCGTCTATCACGCTGCGTACCGCATGGCGTGGAACAGCGGAGGAGCTCTCAAAGATCCGTTCCGCCGCATCGCCACACCTGGCCTCCTGGATCCGCAGCCCGGGCCCGAAACCATGGCTGCGGCCGTCGGGTATACCGGCTGGGCGTCGCGCTACATGTACGAATACGGCGTGACCCGAGAAGACTTCGCGCTGGTGGCGATCAATGCTCGATCGAACGCCGCACGCAATCCGGCGGCGGCGATGCGGGAACCGCTGTCGATGGACGACTACCTGCGCGCCCCGATGATCCGCGAACCGCTGTGCCTTTACGACATGGATCCCGCCGTCGATGGCGCCGACGCATTCATCGTCACCACGGCCGAACGTGCCAAGGACATGCCGCTACCGCCGGTGCTCATCAACGCCGCGGTGCTCGGTCAGGTCAGCCGCAACGAAGAGGACCAGACCGTCAGCTTGCGACAGCACGGCCAACAGGTCGTCATCGAGACGCTGAAAGCCAAGAGCGACTTCTGGATCGACGACATCGACGTCTACTTCCCATACGACGGGTTCACGCCGATCACCCTGAACTGGATCGACAATGCCGGCTGGTGCAAGCCGGGGGAGGCGGGCGCATTCCTCCGCCAACACTGGGTCACCGAAGAGAACCGCGCGATGATCAACGGTCGAATCCCGGTCAATCCGCATGGGGGCTCTCTCGGCGAAGGGGCGACACAGGCGTCCGGCCACATGCGCGAGGCCGTCCATCAGTTGCAGGGTGTCGCCGGTGAACGGCAGGTCGTCGACGCCAGGCGGGCTCTGATCACCGCAGGCGGCTTCTTCTTCAACGCCCAAGGTCTCACACTGCACCGGGCGTGA
- a CDS encoding acyl-CoA dehydrogenase family protein encodes MALITTVEQEALRDVMRDFLQKYSKESDVRTIMDGGSGYDAEAWRTAAEQIGVQGLAIPEEMGGGGHGFDELAIVMEEAGRTLFPAPLLSTTVLATSTLLAVGGSHAGGLLARIAAGDLIATVAVAEEKLHWDPDDITTAASQSGGRWLLSGAKPYVLDGAQADVILVAARTVAGVSLFAVDSGADGLSVGPLESMDKTRQLAAVGFDMTPAVLLGDDGSGWETLRGVYDRALVALACEQVGGAQAVLAMTVEYLNVRHQFGRPIGSFQAIKHRCADLLVEVESARSAAAYASAAVAASSDDASVAASIAKVYCSQAFYHVAAESIQMHGGIGFTWEHSAHLYFKRAKSSEALFGWPADHRDRIAKLIGLV; translated from the coding sequence ATGGCCCTGATCACCACCGTCGAGCAGGAAGCGCTACGTGACGTGATGCGCGACTTCCTGCAGAAGTACTCCAAGGAGTCGGACGTCCGCACCATCATGGACGGCGGATCAGGCTACGACGCCGAAGCCTGGCGTACCGCCGCCGAGCAGATCGGCGTACAGGGCTTGGCGATTCCCGAGGAGATGGGTGGCGGCGGTCACGGATTCGACGAATTGGCGATCGTCATGGAGGAGGCCGGCCGGACGCTGTTTCCCGCGCCGCTGCTGTCGACCACGGTGTTGGCCACCAGCACACTCCTTGCCGTCGGTGGTTCACACGCGGGTGGCCTGCTGGCTAGGATCGCCGCCGGCGACCTGATCGCGACCGTTGCGGTCGCGGAGGAAAAGTTGCACTGGGATCCTGACGACATCACCACGGCCGCGTCGCAGTCCGGTGGTCGGTGGCTCTTGTCGGGGGCAAAGCCGTATGTCCTCGACGGCGCGCAGGCCGACGTCATCCTGGTCGCCGCGCGAACGGTGGCGGGGGTGTCGTTGTTCGCGGTGGATTCCGGCGCCGACGGTCTTTCGGTCGGGCCACTCGAGTCGATGGACAAGACCCGTCAGCTGGCCGCCGTCGGCTTCGACATGACGCCGGCCGTCCTGTTGGGGGACGACGGGTCGGGGTGGGAGACGCTGCGCGGGGTGTACGACCGGGCGTTGGTCGCGCTGGCGTGCGAGCAGGTGGGCGGCGCTCAGGCCGTGCTGGCGATGACCGTCGAGTACCTCAATGTGCGACACCAGTTCGGACGGCCCATTGGATCGTTTCAGGCGATCAAGCATCGATGCGCAGACCTGCTGGTGGAGGTGGAGTCCGCCCGGTCGGCGGCCGCGTATGCCAGTGCCGCGGTGGCGGCCAGCAGCGATGACGCCTCCGTCGCCGCGTCGATCGCCAAAGTCTATTGCTCACAGGCGTTCTATCACGTTGCGGCCGAGAGCATCCAGATGCACGGCGGCATCGGGTTCACCTGGGAGCACTCCGCACACCTCTACTTCAAACGCGCGAAGAGTTCGGAGGCGCTGTTCGGTTGGCCCGCCGATCACCGCGACCGGATCGCGAAGCTGATCGGCTTGGTCTAG
- a CDS encoding AMP-binding protein → MTMWTTIEPAPDVQGHYRAQGWWDGQTLPVLLGHALARSGRATFRVHSQDRPWRGTVADVTDLGRRLAAGLTRRGIQTSDTVAFTLPNSAQAAAVFYGLVLAGATLVPVSHTAGQRDLDHALRESGARALLVWHTREKPYAFDALTRSALPKLELVVAIGDASAPTDVIDFNDVVNGPAIDEPATVDPAQPAVIGWTSGTTGAPKGVLLSHRALCAETRAHMSPMMSARSRPLASTSPIAHVTGMLVSVLVPPLLGQQIHLLDYWDAGEVLDLMSAEALSAGTGAPLFLASLLDHPACRPAHHELIEMSSLGGAAVPAELVLRAQQCGIVAMRGYGCTEHPSISLGMRDDPTRKRAHTDGRLCAGVEVRIVDDDGRRVPTGGHGEILSRGPDLFSGYTDAGLNADAFDQGWYRTGDIGWLDEAGYLSVVDRKKDIVIRAGMNISPAEIEAAMTSMPQVAGVAVIAVPDARTGERACAFVQPASGQPTLDDVRQHLSILGLAKYKWPEEVVCLVEDFPRTPAGKVRKTELRAVWAAHHHEGNNATQT, encoded by the coding sequence ATGACGATGTGGACGACGATCGAGCCTGCACCGGACGTGCAGGGGCACTACCGCGCGCAGGGGTGGTGGGACGGCCAGACGCTGCCGGTGCTGCTGGGCCATGCGCTGGCCCGTTCGGGTCGTGCCACTTTTCGAGTTCATTCGCAGGACCGGCCGTGGCGCGGCACCGTCGCCGACGTCACCGACTTGGGACGCCGCTTGGCGGCGGGACTCACCCGCCGGGGCATCCAGACGAGCGATACGGTGGCGTTCACACTTCCGAACAGCGCTCAGGCCGCGGCGGTGTTCTACGGCCTGGTCCTCGCCGGCGCGACGCTGGTCCCCGTCAGCCATACCGCAGGGCAACGCGATCTCGATCACGCGCTGCGAGAGTCAGGTGCGCGGGCGCTGCTCGTATGGCACACGCGCGAGAAGCCGTACGCGTTTGACGCGCTGACGCGCTCGGCGCTGCCGAAACTGGAACTTGTCGTTGCAATCGGTGACGCGTCTGCGCCGACCGACGTCATCGATTTCAACGACGTCGTGAATGGCCCGGCGATCGACGAGCCCGCCACTGTCGACCCGGCACAACCGGCCGTCATCGGCTGGACATCGGGCACCACCGGCGCGCCGAAGGGGGTACTGCTCAGTCACCGCGCCCTGTGTGCCGAAACGCGTGCGCACATGTCGCCGATGATGTCCGCCAGGTCCCGCCCGCTTGCGAGCACGTCCCCGATCGCGCACGTCACCGGAATGCTGGTATCCGTCCTGGTTCCGCCCCTGCTCGGGCAGCAGATCCACCTCCTCGACTATTGGGATGCGGGCGAGGTGCTCGATCTGATGTCAGCCGAGGCGTTGTCCGCGGGCACTGGCGCGCCGCTGTTCCTCGCTTCGCTGCTCGACCATCCGGCGTGTAGGCCCGCGCACCACGAGCTCATCGAGATGAGTTCACTCGGGGGCGCGGCAGTCCCCGCCGAATTGGTGTTGCGGGCCCAACAGTGCGGCATCGTCGCCATGCGCGGCTACGGTTGCACCGAGCATCCGAGCATCTCCCTGGGTATGCGCGACGATCCGACCCGCAAACGAGCCCACACCGACGGAAGGCTCTGCGCCGGTGTCGAGGTCCGCATCGTCGATGACGACGGAAGACGAGTCCCCACAGGCGGGCACGGCGAAATCCTCAGCCGCGGGCCCGATCTGTTCAGCGGCTACACCGATGCCGGCCTGAACGCCGACGCGTTCGACCAGGGGTGGTATCGCACCGGCGACATCGGGTGGTTGGACGAGGCCGGCTACCTGTCGGTTGTCGACCGCAAGAAAGACATCGTCATCCGGGCGGGCATGAACATCAGTCCCGCCGAGATCGAAGCGGCGATGACGTCCATGCCGCAGGTCGCTGGCGTCGCGGTCATCGCGGTGCCCGACGCGCGCACCGGAGAGCGGGCCTGCGCTTTCGTCCAACCGGCTTCCGGCCAACCGACGCTCGACGATGTGCGACAACATCTTTCGATCCTCGGCTTGGCGAAATACAAGTGGCCCGAGGAAGTCGTCTGCCTCGTCGAGGACTTTCCGCGGACGCCCGCGGGCAAGGTTCGTAAGACCGAACTGCGCGCAGTGTGGGCAGCGCACCACCACGAGGGGAACAATGCGACGCAAACCTGA
- a CDS encoding Zn-ribbon domain-containing OB-fold protein, whose protein sequence is MGSVEPSMTIEVSDDELVQRFPGEPITHDNAAHYRGRLRRALLLNRCADCGRWHEPARPICPDCWSARVSAEPVSGNGVIFMAIFLHRGPAADGVDYATPYPVVTVELDEQEGLRFTSTVVGAANEDIRIGTPVQLAWVERAGTPLPVFELQAR, encoded by the coding sequence GTGGGATCAGTTGAGCCGTCCATGACCATCGAGGTGTCCGATGACGAACTGGTACAACGCTTTCCGGGCGAGCCGATCACCCACGACAATGCCGCGCACTATCGCGGTCGGCTGCGTCGGGCATTGCTGCTCAACCGCTGTGCCGACTGCGGCCGCTGGCACGAACCTGCCAGACCGATCTGCCCGGACTGTTGGTCGGCGCGGGTTTCGGCAGAGCCGGTGAGCGGCAATGGCGTGATCTTCATGGCGATCTTCCTGCATCGTGGCCCAGCCGCTGACGGGGTCGACTATGCGACGCCGTATCCCGTGGTGACGGTCGAACTCGACGAGCAGGAGGGTTTGCGATTCACGTCGACGGTCGTCGGCGCGGCCAACGAAGACATCCGCATCGGAACGCCGGTGCAGCTCGCATGGGTCGAGCGTGCTGGCACGCCCCTGCCGGTCTTCGAACTCCAAGCGCGGTGA
- a CDS encoding enoyl-CoA hydratase/isomerase family protein: MSTRRHARYDVLNGGIARITIDRPERLGAYTPQMCTEILDALRAVRLDDAIRVVVLTGTGRGFCTGGDVSPDAGFDAHTARQIGRARELREDAHAVITALHKLDKPVVCAVNGIAVNGGLALALACDLRIAAETARFGDTSARAGLLPDEGGAWLFPRTMGYDRAFRMVALSETYDAQTALELGLATEVVADDDLDSRTVEIARSLAAGAPLALRAVKMMMRRALESTLESSLGDAQQAVLWVGPSADAAEGKAAFLEKRAPRFTGH; encoded by the coding sequence ATGAGTACGCGCCGGCACGCGCGCTACGACGTCCTGAACGGCGGTATCGCCCGCATCACCATCGACCGTCCCGAGCGCCTGGGCGCCTACACCCCGCAGATGTGTACCGAAATCTTGGATGCGCTGCGTGCTGTCCGCCTCGACGACGCCATCCGGGTCGTCGTGCTCACTGGCACGGGGCGTGGATTTTGCACCGGCGGCGACGTCTCACCCGACGCCGGCTTCGACGCGCACACCGCCCGCCAGATCGGCCGAGCCCGCGAGTTGCGAGAGGACGCGCACGCGGTGATAACCGCGCTGCACAAGCTCGACAAGCCGGTGGTCTGCGCGGTCAACGGGATCGCCGTCAACGGCGGGCTCGCGCTGGCGCTGGCGTGCGATCTGCGTATTGCCGCCGAGACCGCGCGATTCGGCGACACCAGCGCGCGGGCAGGGCTGTTGCCTGACGAGGGCGGTGCCTGGCTGTTTCCGCGAACCATGGGTTACGACCGCGCATTTCGCATGGTGGCGCTGTCCGAGACCTATGATGCGCAGACCGCGCTGGAGCTGGGACTGGCCACCGAGGTGGTGGCGGACGACGACCTCGACAGCCGCACGGTCGAGATCGCCCGCTCTCTCGCCGCGGGCGCGCCACTGGCGCTGCGGGCCGTGAAGATGATGATGCGTCGCGCGCTCGAGTCGACACTGGAGTCGTCGCTGGGTGACGCGCAACAGGCGGTTCTCTGGGTGGGGCCGAGCGCGGACGCCGCCGAGGGTAAAGCGGCCTTCTTGGAGAAGCGTGCGCCGAGATTCACGGGCCACTAG
- a CDS encoding serine hydrolase domain-containing protein — MRRKPDQKRLDVLVDRCRLEVDNGALPSVQLSVHVDGVEYVREAFGTAKPSTRYVLQSVGRGIVAGLLWKLMSDGLLDITRPVAEYIPEFGTNGKDFVTVEQVVTHVGGFPLAPLGYPAMLDRDERLKAFAKWRLTYEPGTELQFHLTSAAWIIGELCERLTGRPIGDFHRETLAAPLGLDSIEIGPSVENQQNVAPFVRTDGGSDDVYAWGPWYLARPEILAAGEPSHSTVATASDVAGWYQALMTSDLWRRDVVEDATRIRVTLPVTGERGGSPSVAGNVGLFIQVVGDDGLSHGFLPTATGPRTFGHGGAACQIGFADPDTGLSFAFLTNGYPSTGYEQSRIGLNRIINIGNLAADCFSR; from the coding sequence ATGCGACGCAAACCTGATCAGAAGCGGTTGGACGTCCTCGTCGACCGCTGCCGCCTGGAGGTCGACAACGGTGCCCTGCCGTCGGTTCAGCTCTCCGTGCACGTCGACGGTGTGGAATATGTTCGCGAAGCTTTCGGCACGGCAAAGCCGTCGACGCGCTATGTGCTGCAGTCCGTTGGCCGTGGCATCGTCGCGGGTCTGCTCTGGAAGCTCATGTCCGACGGGTTGCTGGACATCACCCGACCCGTCGCTGAGTACATTCCCGAATTCGGCACGAACGGAAAGGATTTCGTCACCGTCGAACAGGTCGTCACCCATGTCGGCGGATTCCCGCTGGCACCCCTCGGGTACCCCGCGATGCTCGATCGCGACGAACGCCTCAAGGCGTTTGCCAAATGGCGGTTGACCTACGAGCCTGGCACCGAACTGCAGTTCCACCTCACGTCGGCGGCGTGGATCATCGGTGAGCTGTGCGAACGATTGACCGGCAGGCCCATCGGCGACTTCCACCGCGAGACGCTGGCCGCTCCGCTGGGGCTGGACAGCATCGAGATCGGGCCCTCGGTCGAGAACCAACAGAACGTGGCGCCCTTCGTCCGCACCGATGGCGGCAGCGACGACGTTTACGCCTGGGGCCCCTGGTATCTCGCACGGCCCGAGATCCTTGCCGCCGGTGAGCCCAGCCACTCGACGGTGGCGACGGCCTCCGATGTCGCAGGTTGGTACCAAGCGCTGATGACGTCGGATCTCTGGCGGCGCGACGTCGTGGAGGACGCCACTCGGATCCGGGTCACGCTGCCGGTCACCGGGGAGCGCGGCGGCAGCCCGAGCGTCGCGGGCAATGTCGGGTTGTTCATCCAAGTGGTGGGCGACGACGGCCTGTCCCACGGCTTCCTCCCGACCGCAACGGGGCCGCGGACATTCGGCCACGGCGGGGCCGCATGCCAGATCGGCTTTGCCGACCCGGACACCGGGCTGTCCTTCGCTTTCCTGACCAACGGCTACCCGAGCACCGGCTACGAGCAGTCGCGGATCGGCTTGAACCGCATCATCAATATCGGCAACCTCGCCGCGGATTGCTTCAGCCGATGA
- a CDS encoding AMP-binding protein — protein MTVLEDLLARVASQPNRPLLVYFDRVLTYGDVDRLSNAFAAGLADNGFRRGDRLALYLQNVPQYVVSLIAVWKLGGIAVALNPMLTPREVAKLLEDAAPAVLVTLDELDTPALREVVNMSSVRRVIRTSATAWRGPETDDLRAFIAEYDGQAPASISVDPHDVAVITYTSGTTGTPKGAMNTYRNVRTGGHAYRDWFALGPDDVVLGVAPLFHVTGLTGHIACSIAAGASLILSYRFTIDVTLDMIRRHRPTFTVGAITVFIALGNADVDPRDLASLTKVASGGAPVAAATAERFRDRFGTYIHNVYGMTETTAPVLAVPMGSAAPVEPETQALSVGVPMLSARVTVLDDDGRPLRAGQVGELAVAGPQIVPGYWRNEAATRSAVRDGWLLTGDVGYTDEDGWFYLIDRKKDMIVAGGYKVWPREVEDVLYTHDAVLEAGVVGVPDAYRGETVKAYVSLRDGHTVKPDELVAYCRERLAAYKCPRQVEIVDAIPKTTTGKILRRELRRTEG, from the coding sequence GTGACGGTGCTGGAAGATCTCCTTGCGCGGGTCGCCTCGCAACCAAACCGGCCCTTGTTGGTCTACTTCGACCGTGTCCTGACGTACGGCGATGTCGATCGACTGTCGAATGCCTTTGCGGCAGGCCTGGCCGACAACGGTTTTCGACGTGGCGACCGCCTGGCCCTCTACTTGCAGAACGTCCCGCAGTACGTGGTTTCACTCATCGCGGTATGGAAGCTCGGCGGAATCGCCGTCGCGCTCAATCCGATGTTGACGCCACGCGAAGTGGCGAAGCTCCTCGAGGACGCAGCCCCGGCCGTACTCGTCACGCTCGACGAACTGGATACACCGGCGCTCCGGGAGGTGGTGAACATGTCGTCCGTGCGGCGCGTGATCAGAACCAGCGCAACGGCGTGGCGCGGCCCGGAAACCGACGATCTGCGTGCGTTCATCGCGGAGTACGACGGACAAGCACCGGCATCGATCTCGGTCGACCCTCACGACGTCGCCGTCATCACGTATACATCCGGCACCACCGGGACGCCCAAAGGGGCGATGAACACCTACCGCAACGTCCGGACGGGAGGGCACGCCTACCGCGACTGGTTCGCGCTCGGCCCCGACGATGTCGTGCTCGGAGTGGCGCCCCTCTTCCACGTGACCGGGCTGACGGGACACATTGCCTGCAGCATCGCCGCGGGCGCCTCGCTGATCCTGTCGTATCGCTTCACAATCGACGTGACACTCGACATGATCCGTCGGCACCGCCCGACGTTCACCGTGGGCGCCATCACGGTGTTCATCGCATTGGGCAATGCGGATGTCGATCCGCGCGACCTGGCGTCGCTGACCAAGGTCGCATCCGGCGGTGCACCGGTTGCCGCCGCTACCGCGGAACGGTTCCGCGACCGCTTCGGCACCTACATACACAACGTCTACGGCATGACCGAGACCACCGCCCCCGTGCTGGCCGTGCCCATGGGATCCGCCGCCCCGGTCGAGCCGGAAACGCAGGCGCTGTCTGTCGGTGTACCAATGCTCAGCGCACGGGTGACGGTGCTCGACGATGACGGAAGGCCATTGCGCGCAGGCCAAGTCGGCGAACTTGCCGTCGCAGGCCCGCAGATCGTTCCCGGTTACTGGCGCAATGAGGCCGCAACCCGTTCTGCTGTCCGCGACGGCTGGCTGCTGACCGGTGACGTCGGCTACACCGACGAGGACGGGTGGTTCTACCTCATCGACCGCAAGAAGGACATGATCGTGGCGGGTGGGTACAAAGTGTGGCCGCGCGAAGTCGAGGACGTGCTCTATACCCATGACGCCGTTCTCGAGGCGGGTGTCGTCGGAGTGCCCGACGCCTATCGCGGGGAGACGGTCAAGGCCTACGTGTCACTGCGCGACGGCCACACGGTCAAGCCCGACGAGCTCGTGGCGTACTGCCGGGAGCGGTTGGCGGCCTACAAGTGTCCTCGGCAGGTCGAGATCGTGGACGCCATCCCTAAGACGACGACGGGAAAGATCCTGCGCCGGGAATTACGGAGAACTGAAGGCTAA
- a CDS encoding enoyl-CoA hydratase/isomerase family protein: MQHTVSFGVGNELVVSADGPVRIVRLNRPDHLNGANRSMHQALARVWDHLVADPQARAVVVTGAGTAFSAGGDFDYMQENIDDEAMRAQTIAEGRAIIRGMVRCPLPVIAAVNGPAVGLGCSIAVLCDLVLMSEDSFLADPHLRMGLVPGDGGMVWPALVGLSRAKEYLFLGSRIPPEKAVEFGLASRVVAPEQLMPEAMALAYRLAQVPSKALQRTKTALNEYLEAQVDGAFESALTGELDSMGSDEHREAVAKARIKK; encoded by the coding sequence ATGCAACACACGGTCAGCTTCGGTGTGGGGAATGAGTTGGTGGTCAGCGCCGACGGACCGGTGCGCATCGTGCGGCTCAATCGCCCGGATCACCTCAATGGCGCCAACCGGTCGATGCATCAGGCGCTGGCTCGCGTCTGGGACCACCTCGTCGCGGACCCCCAAGCGCGGGCGGTCGTCGTCACAGGGGCGGGGACTGCGTTCAGTGCCGGCGGCGACTTCGACTACATGCAGGAGAACATCGACGACGAAGCGATGCGGGCGCAGACGATCGCCGAGGGGCGCGCCATCATCCGGGGCATGGTGCGGTGCCCGCTGCCGGTGATCGCCGCGGTAAATGGCCCGGCGGTAGGACTGGGCTGCAGCATCGCCGTGCTGTGCGATCTCGTGCTCATGTCGGAGGACAGCTTTCTGGCCGACCCTCATCTGCGGATGGGCCTGGTGCCCGGTGACGGCGGAATGGTGTGGCCCGCGCTCGTCGGGTTGTCGCGGGCGAAGGAGTATCTGTTCCTAGGATCGCGGATCCCGCCGGAGAAAGCGGTCGAATTCGGTCTGGCCAGTCGAGTGGTGGCGCCCGAACAGTTGATGCCCGAGGCGATGGCGCTTGCCTATCGGCTGGCGCAGGTACCGTCGAAAGCGTTGCAGCGGACGAAGACTGCCCTCAACGAGTACCTGGAGGCGCAGGTCGACGGAGCCTTCGAGTCGGCGCTGACCGGCGAGCTGGACAGTATGGGGTCCGACGAGCACCGCGAGGCCGTTGCCAAGGCCCGCATCAAGAAGTGA
- a CDS encoding cytochrome P450, whose product MTDNETAMPCPVRNLEFVGAGSGPALNNFRMLDSVQDEIRPALRNTEADGYWMFTDYATILDGLQHPELWSSSVIVPTEPDPPYKWIPVMVDPPDHAKWRHVLAEYFSPGRVKGMKVGQHELVGELVDKLKPAGGCEFISQMARVFPSIVFLDIMGMPVSHLDQFLEWEDMILHQEGVGEEVNAVRLEGMTHVMGFFASLIEQRRAERNPDAGDIVTAALDWKIDGEPINDMELLNCLLLLFMAGLDTVAMESTYAMLHLATHPADRRRIATDPEVIPRAVEELLRAYPMVQTARKATQDMDFHGCPVKAGDMAAFPLAMANRDDHMFPDGRHVDLDRGVTRHIAFGAGPHRCLGSHLARQEMAILLEEWHKRIPEYELAGNPTEHGGQMFGLDSLELRWDA is encoded by the coding sequence ATGACCGACAACGAGACTGCAATGCCGTGTCCCGTCAGGAACCTCGAGTTCGTCGGAGCGGGGTCGGGGCCCGCTCTGAACAACTTCCGGATGCTCGACTCTGTTCAGGACGAGATTAGGCCTGCACTGCGCAATACCGAAGCCGACGGTTACTGGATGTTCACCGACTACGCGACGATTCTGGACGGTTTGCAGCATCCCGAGTTGTGGTCCAGCAGCGTGATCGTGCCGACCGAACCGGACCCGCCCTACAAGTGGATCCCGGTGATGGTCGACCCACCGGACCATGCCAAGTGGCGTCACGTGCTGGCGGAGTACTTCTCCCCCGGCCGGGTCAAGGGCATGAAGGTGGGTCAGCACGAGCTCGTCGGCGAGCTGGTCGACAAGCTCAAGCCTGCCGGCGGATGCGAGTTCATCAGCCAAATGGCCCGGGTGTTCCCGTCCATCGTGTTCCTCGACATCATGGGCATGCCCGTCAGCCACCTGGACCAATTCCTCGAGTGGGAGGACATGATCCTGCACCAGGAGGGTGTGGGTGAAGAGGTGAATGCCGTTCGCCTGGAGGGGATGACGCACGTGATGGGATTCTTCGCGAGTCTCATCGAACAGCGGCGCGCCGAACGCAATCCGGACGCCGGCGACATCGTCACTGCGGCACTGGACTGGAAGATCGACGGCGAGCCGATCAACGACATGGAGTTGTTGAACTGTCTACTGCTGTTGTTCATGGCGGGCCTGGACACCGTGGCCATGGAGTCGACCTACGCCATGCTGCATCTGGCGACGCATCCCGCGGATCGGCGGCGGATCGCCACCGATCCGGAGGTGATCCCACGGGCCGTCGAAGAGCTGCTACGCGCGTATCCGATGGTACAGACCGCGCGGAAAGCCACTCAGGACATGGACTTTCACGGTTGCCCGGTCAAGGCCGGCGACATGGCGGCTTTTCCGCTGGCGATGGCGAACCGCGATGACCATATGTTCCCCGACGGGCGCCACGTCGACCTGGACCGCGGCGTCACGCGTCATATCGCTTTCGGGGCAGGACCGCACCGATGCCTCGGATCACATCTGGCCCGACAGGAGATGGCGATCCTGCTCGAGGAGTGGCACAAGCGCATCCCCGAATACGAACTCGCGGGCAATCCAACCGAGCACGGCGGCCAGATGTTCGGACTTGACTCGCTGGAATTGCGTTGGGATGCTTAG